From the genome of Helicobacter sp. 12S02232-10, one region includes:
- the ftsH gene encoding ATP-dependent zinc metalloprotease FtsH, protein MAQNNNQNPNNPNNKKPFTQNPVILFIIFIVVALVAFRIMSSEEGGIADRFGTSSTKNINYYEFKELIKNKEVSSVSIGQTIVKAVGKGENGQKIIYVAKKVQDPSLVPLLDEEKIDYSGFSESNFFTEILSWLLPVFIILGLWMFMANRMQKNMGGGIFGMGSSKKLVNAEKPKVKFDDMAGNEEAKEEVVEIVDFLKYPDRYASLGAKIPKGVLLVGPPGTGKTLLAKAVAGEANVPFFSMSGSSFIEMFVGLGASRVRDLFEMAKKEAPSIIFIDEIDAIGKSRAAGGMISGNDEREQTLNQLLAEMDGFGSENAPVIVLAATNRPEVLDPALLRPGRFDRQVLVDKPDFNGRVEILKVHIKSVKLARDVDLQEIAKLTAGLAGADLANIINEAALLAGRANQKEVSQKHLKEAVERGIAGLEKKSRRISPKEKKIVAYHESGHAVISEMTEGSARVNKVSIIPRGMAALGYTLNTPEENKYLMQKHELIAEVDVLLGGRAAEEVFLGEISTGASNDLERATDIIKSMVSYYGMTDVSGLMVLEKPRNAFLGGGLGSAREFSEKTAENMDNFIKNMLNERYIHVKQTLSDYKEAIEKMVQELFEKEVIDGARVRKIIEDYEIENNLPTRLVSTEES, encoded by the coding sequence ATGGCACAAAATAACAACCAGAATCCAAATAATCCAAATAATAAAAAACCATTCACTCAAAATCCGGTGATATTGTTTATTATCTTTATCGTGGTTGCTTTGGTTGCCTTTCGTATTATGAGTTCTGAAGAAGGTGGAATTGCCGATCGTTTTGGAACAAGTAGTACGAAAAATATTAATTATTATGAATTCAAAGAACTCATTAAAAATAAAGAAGTCAGTTCTGTCAGTATCGGTCAGACCATTGTTAAGGCTGTGGGCAAAGGAGAAAACGGGCAAAAGATAATTTATGTTGCCAAAAAAGTTCAAGATCCCTCTTTGGTCCCTTTATTGGATGAGGAGAAAATTGATTATAGCGGCTTCAGTGAATCTAATTTTTTTACTGAGATTTTGAGTTGGTTGCTTCCTGTGTTTATCATTTTGGGATTATGGATGTTTATGGCCAATCGAATGCAAAAAAATATGGGTGGGGGCATTTTTGGAATGGGAAGTTCTAAAAAACTTGTCAATGCCGAGAAGCCCAAAGTTAAATTTGATGATATGGCAGGAAATGAAGAGGCTAAAGAAGAGGTTGTTGAGATTGTAGATTTTCTGAAATATCCTGACAGATATGCTTCTTTGGGGGCTAAGATTCCTAAAGGTGTTTTGCTTGTAGGTCCTCCAGGAACAGGTAAAACTCTTTTGGCAAAGGCAGTGGCAGGAGAGGCAAATGTCCCATTCTTTTCAATGAGTGGGAGTAGTTTTATTGAAATGTTTGTAGGTCTTGGAGCTAGTAGAGTCAGGGATTTATTTGAAATGGCCAAAAAAGAAGCACCTAGCATCATATTTATTGATGAAATTGATGCTATCGGAAAGTCACGGGCGGCAGGGGGTATGATCAGTGGGAATGATGAACGTGAGCAGACGCTCAATCAGCTTTTGGCTGAAATGGATGGATTTGGTTCAGAAAATGCCCCTGTAATTGTTTTGGCTGCTACAAATAGACCCGAAGTTTTAGATCCTGCACTCCTTAGACCAGGTAGATTTGATAGACAAGTGCTTGTAGATAAGCCTGATTTCAACGGGAGAGTGGAAATTTTAAAAGTCCATATCAAATCAGTAAAATTAGCTAGAGATGTTGATTTGCAAGAAATTGCCAAACTCACTGCAGGGCTTGCGGGTGCTGACTTGGCAAACATCATCAATGAGGCGGCTTTGCTTGCAGGGAGAGCCAATCAAAAAGAGGTCAGTCAAAAACATCTTAAAGAAGCTGTAGAGCGTGGAATTGCAGGATTAGAGAAAAAATCTCGTAGAATTTCCCCCAAAGAAAAGAAGATTGTTGCTTATCACGAAAGTGGGCACGCCGTTATTTCTGAAATGACTGAGGGTTCAGCAAGGGTTAATAAAGTATCCATTATTCCAAGAGGGATGGCAGCTTTGGGCTATACTCTCAATACTCCTGAAGAGAACAAATATTTAATGCAAAAACACGAATTGATTGCTGAAGTCGATGTTTTACTCGGGGGACGTGCGGCGGAGGAAGTTTTCTTAGGAGAAATTTCTACAGGCGCAAGCAATGATTTGGAGAGAGCTACTGATATCATCAAGTCGATGGTCAGTTATTATGGAATGACTGATGTAAGTGGTTTAATGGTGTTGGAGAAACCTAGAAATGCATTTTTAGGTGGAGGCTTAGGCAGTGCGCGTGAATTTAGTGAAAAGACAGCAGAAAATATGGATAATTTCATTAAAAATATGCTCAATGAGCGCTATATTCACGTAAAACAAACATTGAGCGACTATAAAGAAGCAATCGAAAAAATGGTTCAAGAGTTGTTTGAAAAAGAAGTGATTGATGGGGCAAGGGTTAGGAAGATCATAGAAGATTATGAGATTGAAAATAATCTTCCTACGAGATTGGTAAGTACTGAAGAGAGCTAA
- a CDS encoding phosphatidylserine decarboxylase — protein MTSTQFIAKEGYKGLIVIIICVLFFLWLGWGFLIFLSFLSAALWLFAFRNPERLPEDRLNSIVLAPIDGRIIGIDAQGDFICIMIEVDWLDVGILRAPVDVLSSETSKKNGLFLKFSKESIKNILNTKITFSSKSNYSFNIELFPEIFSSASIYEKTDFCANDRMGFMKLGRLDFKFPSKFLDLKIDVGDKIKGGQTLIGYIK, from the coding sequence ATGACAAGCACGCAATTTATCGCAAAAGAGGGTTATAAAGGCCTCATTGTTATCATCATTTGCGTTTTGTTTTTTTTATGGCTTGGTTGGGGATTTCTGATTTTTTTGTCTTTTCTATCTGCAGCTTTATGGCTTTTTGCATTTAGAAATCCCGAAAGACTTCCTGAGGATCGTTTGAATTCGATTGTTCTTGCCCCCATTGATGGAAGGATTATAGGGATTGATGCACAAGGGGATTTTATCTGTATTATGATTGAAGTTGATTGGCTTGATGTAGGAATTTTAAGGGCTCCTGTGGATGTTTTGAGTTCTGAAACTTCAAAAAAGAACGGACTTTTTCTAAAATTTTCTAAAGAAAGCATTAAAAATATTTTAAATACAAAGATAACATTTTCTTCCAAGTCGAATTATTCTTTTAATATAGAACTTTTTCCAGAGATTTTTTCTTCAGCAAGTATCTATGAAAAAACTGATTTTTGCGCCAATGACAGGATGGGATTTATGAAACTTGGACGTCTTGATTTTAAATTCCCATCTAAATTTTTAGATCTAAAAATCGACGTCGGTGATAAAATCAAAGGCGGACAAACTTTAATAGGATATATCAAATGA
- the pssA gene encoding CDP-diacylglycerol--serine O-phosphatidyltransferase, producing the protein MNINPLYALPNLFTAGSIFLGVVSIMFSSNAMFEWSCWLIVASMVLDGLDGRVARITHTSSKFGVEFDSLADVVSFGVAPAMLLYFYIGGEYGRYGIVVSAIFVIFGAIRLARFNVATADTEPNSFIGLPIPSAAVLVVLWILVDIKYGIFGIEYGYMILIATFVLSVLMVSNIRYPSFKKIKWNLKSFVVLLIFLAVAFLRPREVLSICMTFYALYGILRWVFLVGRMFIKKI; encoded by the coding sequence ATGAATATCAATCCCTTATATGCACTTCCAAATCTTTTTACGGCAGGAAGTATTTTTTTAGGCGTTGTGAGCATAATGTTTTCTTCCAATGCAATGTTTGAGTGGTCTTGTTGGTTGATTGTAGCTTCAATGGTCTTGGACGGATTAGATGGGCGTGTTGCTAGGATCACGCATACTTCTAGCAAGTTTGGCGTGGAGTTCGATTCGCTTGCTGATGTAGTCTCCTTTGGAGTTGCCCCCGCAATGCTTTTATATTTTTACATAGGTGGGGAGTACGGCAGGTATGGAATTGTTGTATCAGCTATATTTGTTATTTTTGGAGCCATTAGGTTAGCACGATTTAATGTTGCTACAGCCGACACTGAGCCTAATTCTTTCATCGGTCTGCCTATACCCTCAGCTGCCGTTTTGGTAGTGCTTTGGATACTTGTGGATATTAAATATGGCATTTTTGGAATTGAATACGGCTATATGATACTCATAGCTACTTTTGTTTTAAGCGTTTTGATGGTTAGTAATATCCGCTATCCAAGTTTTAAGAAAATCAAGTGGAATCTTAAATCGTTTGTTGTACTTTTGATATTTTTGGCTGTTGCATTTCTCAGGCCTAGAGAAGTTTTGAGTATTTGTATGACATTTTATGCGCTTTATGGCATTTTGCGGTGGGTATTTTTAGTTGGCAGAATGTTTATTAAAAAAATTTGA
- a CDS encoding 2-isopropylmalate synthase, with translation MSEMIKIFDTTLRDGEQSPGASMNIEEKIKIAKQLEKLGVDIIEAGFAASSPGDFEAIERISQVVRKSTICSLCRAVEKDILSASEALKSADSKRIHTFIATSAIHMEYKLKMKPDEVIKRAVNAVAYAKSLVGDVQFSCEDASRSDIGFLKEILAAVIEAGATTLNLPDTVGYALPEEMGKIIAELSYFAKNGIVLSVHCHNDLGLAVANSIYGVQNGARQVECTINGLGERAGNTALEEIVMVLKTRKELFKGLDTQIKTQEIYSSSKLVADITGIRPQPNKAIVGQNAFAHESGIHQDGMLKNPETYEIIKPADVGIFENNALVLGKHSGRAAFRDKIKSLGFSVSEEELNKAFESFKVLCDSKKQVFDEDIRAILNEETTHIPQVFTLELTQISASSSGKYCAALSIMRDGIEYSDCALGNGSVDSILKSIDRISGIKGNLKDYRVEAISSGKDALAKVVVKVEFEAGKPAIIGHGIHLDTMSATAKAYVSALNSYLSMKDLMTNKMGAMCL, from the coding sequence ATGTCTGAAATGATTAAAATTTTTGATACAACTTTAAGAGATGGAGAACAAAGTCCGGGCGCCTCAATGAATATTGAGGAAAAAATAAAAATAGCAAAGCAACTTGAAAAATTGGGCGTAGATATCATTGAAGCAGGTTTTGCCGCTTCAAGTCCGGGAGATTTTGAAGCTATTGAGCGGATTTCTCAAGTTGTGCGAAAAAGCACGATTTGTTCTTTGTGTCGTGCGGTTGAAAAGGATATTTTGAGTGCCAGCGAGGCTTTAAAATCTGCTGATTCTAAGCGAATCCATACATTTATAGCCACTTCAGCAATTCATATGGAATATAAATTGAAAATGAAGCCTGATGAGGTAATCAAAAGAGCAGTGAATGCAGTGGCTTATGCTAAAAGCTTGGTTGGTGATGTGCAATTTAGTTGCGAAGATGCCTCTAGGAGCGACATAGGATTTTTGAAAGAAATCCTAGCAGCTGTGATTGAAGCAGGTGCTACAACACTAAATCTTCCTGATACGGTTGGCTATGCGTTGCCTGAAGAAATGGGAAAAATAATCGCCGAACTTTCTTATTTTGCTAAAAATGGGATTGTTTTATCGGTGCATTGCCATAATGATTTAGGTTTGGCGGTTGCAAATTCAATATATGGAGTTCAAAATGGCGCCAGACAAGTTGAATGCACGATCAACGGACTTGGAGAGAGGGCGGGGAATACAGCACTTGAAGAAATTGTTATGGTTTTAAAAACCAGAAAAGAGCTTTTTAAGGGATTAGATACTCAAATCAAAACTCAAGAAATTTATTCTTCATCTAAATTGGTAGCTGATATTACAGGTATTAGACCCCAGCCCAATAAGGCCATTGTGGGGCAAAATGCCTTTGCCCACGAAAGCGGTATCCATCAAGATGGAATGCTTAAAAATCCTGAAACTTATGAAATCATCAAACCCGCAGACGTAGGAATTTTCGAAAACAATGCGTTAGTTCTTGGAAAGCATTCTGGAAGAGCGGCTTTTAGGGATAAAATCAAATCATTAGGGTTTAGTGTAAGTGAAGAGGAGCTAAATAAAGCATTTGAAAGCTTTAAAGTTCTTTGTGATAGTAAAAAACAAGTTTTTGATGAGGATATTCGAGCGATTTTGAATGAAGAGACCACGCATATCCCGCAAGTCTTTACTCTTGAGCTTACCCAAATTAGTGCCAGCTCTTCAGGAAAGTATTGTGCGGCTTTGAGTATTATGCGTGATGGTATTGAATATAGCGATTGTGCTTTAGGTAATGGAAGCGTGGATAGTATTCTTAAGAGCATTGATCGTATCAGTGGTATCAAGGGGAACTTGAAAGATTATCGGGTTGAGGCTATCAGTAGCGGAAAAGACGCTTTGGCAAAAGTAGTCGTAAAAGTCGAATTTGAAGCAGGAAAACCCGCCATTATTGGTCACGGAATCCATCTTGATACAATGAGTGCGACTGCTAAGGCCTATGTTTCTGCTTTAAATAGCTATTTGAGTATGAAAGATTTAATGACAAACAAAATGGGCGCAATGTGTTTGTAA